A single Methylobacterium sp. 17Sr1-1 DNA region contains:
- the glpX gene encoding class II fructose-bisphosphatase, with protein MSDAKKPGPSQVIERILTLELVRVTERAAVAAARLRGQGNEKAADQAAVDAMRRELNRLPIDGTVVIGEGERDEAPMLFIGETLGNGSGPKVDIAVDPLEGTTLCAKDMPGSVAVMAMAEGGTLLAAPDVYMHKIAIGPGYPAGTVHLDASPEENIHALAKAKGVPPAEITALVLDRPRHTDLIAAIRRTGAGVRLISDGDVAGVIFTTMPEETGIDIYLGIGAAPEGVLAAGALRCIGGQMQGRLILDTEEKRDRAAKMGVSDPNRLYSLEDLARGDVVVAMTGVTDGALVKGVKFGRSTIRTETVVYRSHTGTVRRIEAEHRDFDKFHLK; from the coding sequence ATGTCGGACGCCAAGAAGCCGGGGCCGAGCCAGGTCATCGAGCGTATCCTGACCCTCGAGCTGGTGCGCGTCACCGAGCGGGCCGCCGTGGCCGCCGCGCGCCTGCGCGGCCAGGGCAACGAGAAGGCCGCCGACCAGGCCGCCGTCGACGCGATGCGCCGCGAGCTGAACCGCCTGCCGATCGACGGCACCGTCGTGATCGGCGAGGGCGAGCGCGACGAGGCCCCGATGCTGTTCATCGGCGAGACCCTCGGCAACGGCTCGGGCCCGAAGGTCGACATCGCGGTCGATCCGCTGGAGGGCACGACCCTCTGCGCCAAGGACATGCCGGGCTCCGTCGCCGTGATGGCGATGGCCGAGGGCGGCACCCTGCTCGCCGCCCCCGACGTCTACATGCACAAGATCGCCATCGGCCCGGGCTACCCGGCCGGCACCGTGCATCTCGACGCCTCGCCTGAGGAGAACATCCACGCGCTGGCCAAGGCCAAGGGCGTGCCGCCTGCCGAGATCACCGCCCTCGTCCTCGACCGGCCGCGCCACACCGACCTGATCGCGGCGATCCGTCGGACCGGCGCCGGGGTGCGCCTGATCTCCGACGGCGACGTCGCCGGCGTGATCTTCACCACCATGCCGGAGGAGACCGGCATCGACATCTATCTCGGCATCGGCGCAGCCCCCGAGGGCGTGCTGGCGGCGGGCGCTCTGCGCTGCATCGGCGGCCAGATGCAGGGCCGCCTGATCCTCGACACCGAGGAGAAGCGCGACCGCGCCGCCAAGATGGGCGTCTCCGACCCGAACCGCCTCTACTCCCTCGAGGATCTCGCCCGCGGCGACGTCGTCGTGGCGATGACCGGCGTGACCGACGGGGCGCTGGTCAAGGGCGTGAAGTTCGGCCGCAGCACGATCCGCACCGAGACGGTGGTCTACCGCTCGCATACCGGCACCGTGCGCCGGATCGAGGCCGAGCACCGCGACTTCGACAAGTTCCACCTGAAGT